The following are encoded together in the Euzebya sp. genome:
- a CDS encoding sugar ABC transporter ATP-binding protein, whose protein sequence is MSAGTPSAGTPAVAGAPLVRMTGIVKSFFGVDVLHGVDMDVRAGEVHALVGENGAGKSTLMKVLAGVHQPDAGTVELDGRPVRFHHPLEAQQAGVTTVYQEFNLLPERTVAENVFLGREPRRRLGLVDTARMRRDTAALLTDLGIDGGVLAPHRRVASLSVAQQQVVEIVKAMSFDARIICMDEPTAALAGAEVELLYRLVRTLQERGVAILYVSHRLVEIFDLSDRITVLKDGHLVHTVDTADTTPEGIVRDMVGRSFSAFFPERGDTGPADEVVLSLRGAGNHDVDGIDLDVHAGEVVGVAGLQGSGRTELAHAIFGMRPLLRGTMRVRDREVRPTSPREAVAAGIALVTEDRKAEGLALEQGVTANARLVLDAVTPRRADERAAAIPGVLDSLNFTASSADREVRYLSGGNQQKVVLTKWLVTEPSVLVLDEPTRGIDVGAKRAVYDLVRERCAGGDGVLLISSELPELLGMADRIVVMRDGRLVGEVGRDATEEDVLALAAGTGEAAA, encoded by the coding sequence GTGAGCGCCGGCACCCCGAGCGCAGGCACCCCGGCGGTGGCCGGCGCGCCCCTCGTCCGCATGACCGGCATCGTCAAGTCGTTCTTCGGCGTCGACGTCCTGCACGGCGTCGACATGGACGTGCGGGCTGGGGAGGTCCACGCGCTGGTGGGCGAGAACGGCGCCGGCAAGTCGACCCTCATGAAGGTCCTGGCCGGGGTCCACCAGCCCGACGCGGGGACCGTCGAGCTCGACGGGCGCCCCGTCCGCTTCCACCACCCGCTGGAGGCCCAGCAGGCCGGCGTCACGACGGTCTACCAGGAGTTCAACCTCCTGCCGGAGCGGACCGTCGCCGAGAACGTCTTCCTCGGCCGCGAGCCCCGCCGTCGCCTCGGCCTGGTCGACACCGCGCGGATGCGCCGCGACACCGCCGCGCTGCTGACCGACCTCGGGATCGATGGCGGCGTGCTCGCACCCCACCGCCGGGTGGCCTCGCTGTCGGTGGCCCAGCAGCAGGTGGTCGAGATCGTGAAGGCGATGTCCTTCGACGCCCGCATCATCTGCATGGACGAGCCGACCGCGGCGCTGGCCGGCGCCGAGGTCGAGCTGCTGTACCGGCTGGTGCGCACGCTGCAGGAGCGCGGCGTCGCGATCCTCTACGTGTCCCACCGGCTCGTCGAGATCTTCGACCTCTCCGACCGGATCACCGTCCTGAAGGACGGCCACCTGGTCCACACCGTCGACACCGCCGACACGACCCCCGAGGGGATCGTCCGCGACATGGTCGGCCGCTCCTTCAGCGCCTTCTTCCCCGAGCGCGGCGACACTGGCCCGGCCGACGAGGTGGTCCTCTCCCTCCGCGGTGCCGGGAACCACGACGTCGACGGGATCGACCTCGACGTGCACGCCGGCGAGGTGGTCGGCGTCGCCGGCCTCCAGGGCAGCGGCCGGACCGAGCTGGCGCACGCCATCTTCGGCATGCGCCCCCTCCTCCGCGGCACCATGCGCGTCCGGGACCGCGAGGTGCGGCCGACGTCGCCGCGGGAGGCCGTCGCGGCCGGCATCGCCCTGGTCACCGAGGACCGGAAGGCGGAGGGGCTGGCGCTCGAGCAGGGCGTCACGGCGAACGCCCGCCTGGTCCTCGACGCGGTCACACCTCGCCGGGCGGACGAGCGGGCGGCGGCCATCCCGGGGGTCCTCGACAGCCTCAACTTCACGGCCAGCAGCGCCGACCGGGAGGTCCGGTACCTCTCCGGCGGCAACCAGCAGAAGGTCGTCCTCACCAAGTGGCTCGTCACCGAGCCGTCCGTCCTGGTCCTCGACGAGCCCACGCGCGGCATCGACGTCGGCGCCAAGCGGGCCGTGTACGACCTGGTCCGTGAGCGCTGCGCGGGGGGCGACGGGGTCCTGCTGATCTCCTCCGAGCTCCCCGAGCTGCTCGGGATGGCCGACCGGAT